ACCAAGAAACCATCGAGTGGATCAACTCGGTGCTTGCCCAAGAAGCCGCCGGAAAGGCGACTGCCGTGCGCCCCACGCCGGTACAGAAGGCAGTAGGTCGACTCGCCAGGGTCGCCAACTACCCGACCCGCTGGACTGCCGCGCGGATCAACGCGACTGCCGAGGCCGTCGCCCGCACCCGCTCGCGGGTCGCTACCGTCACCGACGCCGCCGTCGATTCCTTGACCACGGGTCGCGACGCCGGCTTGCACCAAGCAGAGCGGATCGCCACTCGGCGGGGAGCAAGCGGTATCGCGTCCGCTCTGCACCGAACCCGTGTACTCGCCGGCGGACTGAGTGAAAACGAGCTGCCCGTCGACAACTACGACGGCCTCACCGTGGGCGAGGTCGAATCCGAGGTTCAACGACTCACCGACTCCGGCGCATTGGCCGCGCTGCTGCGCTACGAGCAGAACCACAAAGACCGGGCCGGTGCATCCACTGCGATCAAGAACCAGCTGGTCGCGGTCAGAGCGCAGGAGAGCGCCAGAAACTGACCTAGCCTACATACTCGCGATCAGCCGTTTGACTCGCTCGTCGACCGCCCGGAATGGGTCCTTGCACAGCACAGTGCGCTGCGCCTGGTCGTTGAGCTTGAGGTGAACCCAGTCGACGGTGAAGTCGCGGCCAGCCGCCTGCGCGGCGCTGATGAATTCGCCGCGCAGCCTGGCGCGGGTGGTCTGGGGCGGGTTGTCCACGGCCTCGGCGATGTCCTCGTCGGTGGTGACGCGCGTCGCCAGACCCTTGCGCTGCAACAGGTCGAAGACACCGCGACCGCGCTTGATGTCGTGATAGGCCAAGTCCAGCTGGGCGATCTTCGGGTCGGCCAGCTCCATGTTGTAGCGGTCCTGATAACGCTGGAACAGCTTGCGCTTGATCACCCAGTCGATCTCGGTATCGACCTTGGCGAAGTCCTGGCTTTCGACGGCGTCGAGCTGCCGACCCCACAGGTCGACGACCTGCTCGATCTGCGCGTTGGGCTCCCGGGTCTGCAGGTGCTCGACCGCGCGGCTGTAGTACTCCCGCTGGATGTCCAGCGCGCTGGCCTGGCGCCCGCCGGCCAGCCGCACCGGCCGGCGACCGGTGACATCGTGGCTGACCTCGCGGATAGCGCGGATGGGGTTGTCCAGCGAAAAGTCGCGGAACGGCACGCCGGCTTCGATCATCTCCAGCACCAGCGCGGCGGTACCCACCTTGAGCATGGTGGTGGTCTCGCACATGTTCGAGTCGCCGACGATGACATGCAGCCGCCGGTATTTCTCGGCGTCAGCATGCGGCTCGTCGCGGGTGTTAATGATCGGACGGCTGCGGGTGGTCGCCGACGAGACGCCTTCCCAGATGTGCTCGGCCCGCTGGGACAGACAGAATGTCGCTGCCTTGGGCGTCTGCAGCACCTTGCCGGCCCCGCAGATCAACTGCCGGGTGACCAGGAACGGCAACAACACATCGGAGATCCGGGAGAACTCGCCGGCCCGGACGATCAAGTAGTTCTCGTGACAGCCGTAGGAGTTGCCCGCCGAATCGGTGTTGTTCTTGAACAGGTAGATGTCGCCGCCGATGCCTTCGTCGGCGAGCCGCTGCTCGGCGTCGACCAGCAGGTCTTCCAGCACCCATTCCCCAGCCCGATCGTGGGTGACCAGCTGCACCAGGCTGTCGCACTCGGCGGTGGCGTACTCGGGGTGGCTGCCCACGTCGAGGTACAGACGGGCGCCGTTACGCAAAAAGACATTGGAGCTGCGGCCCCACGACACCACCCGGCGGAAAAGGTAGCGGGCTACCTCGTCCGGGGACAGGCGGCGATGGCCGTGGAACGTGCAGGTGACACCGAACTCGGTCTCGATGCCCATGATTCGTCGCTGCACAACATCGAGGGTACTGGTTCTCTGAGGGCGACGGTCAGCAAGCCGCGCCAGCGGGTCTAATCCGAGGATTCGCCGTCGGAATCCGACGGCTCCGAATCCGATTTCGAGCCGTTCAGATCGGCTTCCTGCAGCAGATTTTCCAGCGTGGATCGGCCGATCCGGCGGAACGCCCGGCGCGGCCGGTTGGCGTCCAGGATGGCGACCTCGAGGCTGGCCACATCCAGGCTGGGTTCGTCGCTGCCGTTGGCACTACCGGCCCGCAACGCCTCGACCGCGATCCCCAAAGCGTCGCGTAGATCGGCATTCTCGGCGTACGAGTCCTTGAGCGCGGTCGCGATCGGCTCGGTAGTACCGCCCATCACCACGAAATGCGGCTCGTCATTGATGGAACCGTCGTAGGTGATCCGGTACATCTCAGGCGCTCGGGTTTCGCCGTAGTGCGCGACCTCGGCGACGCACAACTCGACCTCGTAGGGTTTGGCCTGCTCGGTGAAGATGGTGCCGAGGGTCTGCGCGTAGACGTTGGCCAGCTGCCGGCCGGTGACGTCGCGGCGGTCGTAGGCGTAACCGCGGGTGTCGGCGAACTGGATGCCGCCGCGCCGCAGATTGTCGAATTCGTTGAACTTGCCCGCGGCCGCAAAGCCCACGCGGTCATACAGTTCGCTGATCTTCTGCAGGGACCGCGACGGGTTCTCCGCGACGAACAGCACGCCGCCGGCGTAGGCCAGCGCGACCACGCTGCGGCCCCGTGCGATGCCCTTGCGCGCGAGCTCGCTGCGCTCACGCATCGCCTGCTCAGGCGAGATGAAATACGGGAAGCTCACTTCTCACCGCCGTCCGGGCCGAAAGTGTCGGCGCGCGACCGGCTTTGGATGACCTCCCGGGCCAGCTCGGCGATGCGGCTCTCGGTCACGTCGGCCGCGCCCTCCGCGCCGATGGTGACCGCCGTCGGGAAGATGCCGCGAACCAGATCGGGTCCGCCGGTGGCGGAATCGTCGTCGGCGGCGTCATACAGCGCCTCCACGGCGACCCGCAACGCCGAATCGGCGTCCATGACGCGGGAATACAACTTCTTGATCGAGGACTTGGCGAAAATCGACCCCGACCCCACCGACTGATAGCCCTCTTCCTCGATGTTCCAACCGCCCGCCGCGTCGAACGAAACGATTCGACCGGCACTTTCCGGATCGGCCGCGTGGATGTCGTAACCGGCCAGCAGCGGCAGGGCGACCAGGCCCTGCATCGCGGCGGCCAGGTTGCCGCGCACCATGATCGCGAGCCGGTTGACTTTGCCGGCGAACGTAAGCGGTACGCCTTCCAGCTTCTCGTAGTGCTCGAGTTCCACGGCGTATAGGCGGGCGAACTCGACGGCGATCGCCGCGGTACCGGCGATGCCGGTCGCGGTGTAGTCGTCGGTGATGTACACCTTCTTGACGTCCCGGCCGGCGATCATATTGCCCTGGGTGGAACGCCGGTCTCCGGCGATGAGCACGCCGCCGGGGTATTTCAGGGCGACGATCGTGGTGCCATGCGGCAGATGACGGGCGTCACCACCAGATTGGCCGCCGCCGCCACCGAGAACCGCCGGTAGCAACTCCGGGGCCTGGCGGCGCAACAGGTCAGCGAAAGAAGACGTATTTACAGCAGAAAATCCGGGTAGAGCCGAGTTAGTGGGCAGGCGATCAGGAAAAGGCCAGGTCACTGTCCGCCCTTTTGGACATACGCGCGGACGAAGTCCTCCGCGTTTTCCTCCAGGACGTCGTCAATCTCGTCGAGCAGATCGTCGGTTTCCTCGGTGAGTTTCTCGCGACGCTCCTGGCCCGCGGCCGTGGTGCCAACGACGTCATCGTCGTCGCCGCCGCCACCGCCGCGCTTTGTTTGCTCCTGCGCCATCGCCGCCTCCTGCTTTGTCTGGGCTTGCTCACTGGCCGCTTAAGCATGCCCGCTGGTATCTCTACCCTACCGGTCATCCCCGATGTTCTTCGGTTAACCAGGCTCAGCTCGTCAGTTGCTCCACCAGTTCGACGGCACTGTTGACCGAGTCCAGCAGCGCTCCGACGTGCGCCTTACTGCCCCGCAGCGGCTCCAGCGTCGGGATGCGCACCAGGGAATCACCACCCAGATCGAAAATCACCGAGTCCCAACTGGCCGCGGCGATATCGGCCCCGAACCTACGCAAGCATTCGCCGCGGAAATACGCGCGGGTGTCGGTCGGCGGGTTGTCCACCGCCTCAATCACCTGGTGTTCGCTGACCAGACGTTTCATCGAACCACGCGCGACCAGCCGGTTGTACAGGCCCTTGTCCAGCCGGACATCGGAATATTGCAGGTCGACGAGGTGCAGGCGGGGCGCCGACCAGTTCAGGTTTTCCCGCTGCCGGAAACCCTCGAGCAGCCGCAGCTTGGCCGGCCAATCCAAAAGCTCAGCGCATTCCATCGGGTCGCGCTCGAGTTGGTCGAGGACGTGTGCCCAGGTTTCCACGACGTCGGATGCCCTGGGATCGGGGTCGCGGCCGTCGACCAGTTTGGCCACCCGATCGAGATAGATCCGTTGCAGCGCAAGAGCGGTCAGTTCCCTGCCGTCGGCCAGGGCCACCGCAACGCGCAACGACGGATCGCGACTGATCGCATGCACCGCATGCACCGGGCGGGCCAGCGCGAGGTCGCTGAGATCTATCCCGTGCTGTGGGCCTTCTTCGATCAGGTCCAAGACCAGCGCCGTGGTGCCCAGCTTCAGGTAAGTCGACGTCTCGGCGAGGTTGGCGTCGCCGATGATGACGTGCAGCCGGCGATACCGGTCGGCGTCGGCATGCGGTTCGTCGCGCGTGTTGATGATGCCGCGCTTCAGCGTGGTCTCCAGCCCGACCTCGACCTCGATGTAGTCGGAGCGCTGCGACAGCTGGAAGCCGGGCTCGTCGCCGGAGGGCCCGATGCCGACCCGCCCGGAGCCGGTGACCACCTGCCGCGACACCAGAAACGGCGTCAGCCCGGCGATGATGGACGAAAACGGCGTCTGGCGGCTCATCAGGTAATTCTCGTGCGACCCGTAGGAGGCGCCTTTGCCGTCGACGTTGTTCTTGTAGAGCTGTAGTTTGGCGGCTCCGGGAACGCTGGCGACATGGCGGGCCGCGGCCTCCATGACACGCTCGCCGGCCTTGTCCCAGATCACGGCATCCAACGGGTCGGTGCATTCCGGCGCCGAGTATTCGGGGTGCGCGTGGTCGACGTAGAGCCGCGCCCCGTTGGTCAGGATCATGTTGGCCGCGCCGACCTCGTCGGCGTCGACCACCGGCGGCGGACCGGCCGCGCGGCTGAGGTCGAAACCGCGGGCGTCGCGCAGCGGCGACTCCACCTCGTAGTCCCAGCGGGTGCGCTTGGCGCGCTGAATGCCGGCGGCGGCCGCATAGGCCAATACCGCCTGAGTCGAAGTGAGGATCGGGTTGGCGGTCGGGTCGGACGGCGAGGAGATGCCGTACTCGACCTCCGTCCCGATAATCCGTTGCATGTGCCAAGCCTAGGCCGGTCGGCCGCAAGCACTCGGAGTGCCCCGCGCTGGGGCAAGGTGACCGCGGGCGACGGGGGGCCGCGAATCGTTGAAATACCCTCGCCCGAACAAATGCTGACCTGCGTGAAAACGGCCAGCGCGCGGGTTGCTGCGCCACTAGGGTGACCCGGTGTGGACCCGACCCTGCGCCGCACGCCGGACAGCCGAAAAGCGGCAGCGGCTGAACGGTGGTTCCTGGAGCGCGGCCTGCCGTCGGTGCTGACCCATCGGGGCCGATGGCGACGGCTCTGGCCGCGGTGCGCTCCGATGCTGGCCGTATGGGCGGCGGTCGAAGCCTGCCTGCTGGGTGTCTTTTTCATCAGCGACGGCAACGAGGTCTTCATCGAGGGGACACCCACAACCCGCCAGTGGGCGATCCTGGCGTTGTTGGCGGTCGCGCTCCCGCTGGCCGCCCTGTCCGGCTGGCTGGTGTCCCGGATCTCGAGCGGGCGCATCCGCGCGGCTGTCGCGACGGCGGCGCTGGCTTTCGCGGTCGCCTGCGGGATCATCGAATCCGGCCTGATCCAATTGACCCGGGACGCGATCATCCTGGGCCTGGTGCTGTTGCTGACCGGGTGCGGCGTCGGGTCGGTGCTCGCCTGGGCGGTGCGCATGACGGTCGAGCACCTGTCCACGGTCGGCACGCTGGCGATCCGGGCCCTGCCGATTGTGCTGCTGACCGCTTTGGTGTTCTTCAACACCTACGTCTGGCTGATGGCCGCGAACATCGATGGGAAGCGGCTGGCGCTGGCCATTGTTTTCCTGATGGCCATTGCGGGGGCGTTCGTGGTGTCCAAGACGGTGGAACGGGTCAGGCCGCTGCTCAAGTCGACGGCGTCGTTGCCCGAAGGCAGCCAGAGCCTCGTCGACACACCCTTCGCGACCATGGCAGGCCCTGCGGCTGGCTCACCTCTCAAGCGGTCCGAGCGCCTCAATGTGGTCTTCTTGCTAGCGACCTCGCAACTGATCGAGATTCTGGTGGTGGCCGGCGTCGGCGCCACCATGTACCTCATTCTCGGCGTCATCATTCTCACGCCACCGCTGCTCAAGGAGTGGACACACCACCAGGACATGACCACGACGGTGTTGGGCGTGACCTTTCCGGCGCCGGATTCGCTGATCCACATGTGCCTGTTCCTTGGCGCGCTGACGTTCATGTACATCAGCGCGCGTGCGGTCGACGACGACGAGTACCGGGGCATGTTCCTCGACCCGCTGATCGACGACCTGCACACGGCACTCGCGGCGCGCAACCGTTACCTCGGCAACATCGCCGACGAGTCCGAAAGCCTGCACGTTGTTGACGTCGCCAAGGTCCCCGATTAGCTTCAGCCTGATGTCCGACCTGTCCGGGAAGCGTTACGGCGAAGTACTTCTCGTCGAGGTCGGCGAATCCGGTCCGCAAGCCACCGTGCAGCTGTCGTCGATGGACCCCGCCCCCGTACACCGTCAACGAAGTGACCCGCAATACCGTCTTCGTCTTCAACGCCGGCGAAGAGGTCTACGAGCTCATCGACCCCGACGGAAAACAGTCATGCAGACCTTCAGTCAGGTCGCCGACCCCAGCCTGTCGCGCACTGACCTGGCCGGGCTGGCCGATCGGCTGAAGCTGCCCGAGGGGTGGAGCTACCGGCCGCGCATGCTCACCGAGACACTGCGAGTGGACACGACGACTCGCCCCGCCCGAGTGACGCAGGACGACCTGACGAACAGCTACTCGTTCGAATTCGACTGAGCCGATTAGGGATTGGATCCCTAGAGGTACTGGCCGAGGTTCGATTCGGTGTCGATGGCACGCGACGCGCTCGACGACTTGCCGGTGACCAGGGTGCGGATGTAGACGATCCGCTCGCCCTTCTTGCCCGAGATCCGCGCCCAGTCATCGGGGTTGGTGGTGTTGGGCAGGTCCTCGTTCTCGGCGAACTCGTCGACGATCGAGTCGAGCAGATGCTGAATGCGCAAGCCCGGTTGTCCGGTCTCGAGCACCGACTTGATCGCGTTCTTCTTCGCCCGGTCAACCACGTTCTGGATCATCGCCCCGGAGTTGAAGTCCTTGAAGTACATGACTTCCTTGTCACCGTTGGCATAGGTGACCTCCAGGAACCGGTTGTCGTCGATCTCGGCGTACATCCGCTCGACCACCTTCTCGATCATCGCCTCGATGCACGCCGATCGGTCGCCGTCGAACTCCGCGAGGTCGTCGGCATGCACCGGCAGCGTCGTGACGAGATACTTTGAGAAAATGTCCTGTGCCGCTTCGGCATCGGGCCGCTCGATCTTGATCTTCACGTCGAGACGCCCGGGCCGCAGGATCGCGGGGTCGATCATGTCCTCGCGGTTGGAGGCGCCGATCACGATGACGTTCTCGAGCCCCTCCACACCATCGATCTCGCTCAGCAGCTGCGGGACCACCGTGGTCTCGACGTCCGAGGAGACACCGGTGCCACGGGTGCGGAAGATCGAGTCCATCTCGTCGAAGAACACGATCACCGGTGTTCCTTCCGACGCCTTCTCACGGGCACGCTGGAAGATCAGCCGGATGTGCCGCTCGGTCTCGCCGACGAACTTGTTCAGCAGCTCGGGGCCCTTGATGTTCAGGAAGTAGGACTTGGCCTCGCGAGCGTCGTCGCCACGCACCTCGGCCATCTTCTTGGCCAGCGAATTCGCGACCGCCTTGGCGATCAGCGTCTTACCGCAACCGGGCGGCCCGTACAGCAGCACACCCTTGGGTGGGCGCAGCGCGTACTCGCGATACAGCTCCTTGTGCAGGAACGGCAGTTCGACGGCGTCGCGAATCTGCTCGATCTGGCGGGTCAGTCCGCCGATGTCCAGGTAGCTGACATCGGGCACCTCTTCCAGCACCAGGTCCTCGACCTCGGCCTTGGGGATGCGCTCGAACGCGTAACCGGCTTTCGTGTCGACCAGCAGAGAATCGCCAGGCCGCAACTTGCGCGGCCTGGTGTCGTCATTGAGTGCGTCGGGGTGCCCTTCCGGCAAGTCCTCGGCGACCAGCGGCTCCGCAAGCCACACGATCCGTTCCTCGTCGGCGTGGCCCACGACCAATGCCCGGTGCCCGTCGTTGAGCACCTCACGCAGGGTCGAGATCTCGCCGACGGATTCGTACGTCCCGGCTTCGACGACGGTCAGGGCTTCGTTGAGCCGGACCGTCTGGCCCTTGCGCAACGACGCCACATCGATGTTGGGTGAGCAGGTCAGCCGCATCTTGCGACCCGAGGTGAAAACGTCGACCGTTTCGTCCTCGTGGGCGGAGAGCAGAACGCCGTAGCCGCTGGGCGGCTGACCGAGGCGGTCGACCTCTTCCCGCAGCGCCAACAGTTGTTGCCGGGCCTCTTTAAGAGTTTCCATTAATTTGGAATTGCGGGCGGCAAGCGAGTCGATGCGAGCTTCGAGTTGATGCACATCACGCGCGGAGCGCGTGCCGCCCGGTGCTGCGGCGGCTTGCTCGAGTTGCTCGCGCAGCACCGCCGCCTCGCGCCGCAACTGTTCCAATTCGGCAGCATCGCCGCTGGATATGTCGGATTCGTGATTGATCCCGAATGCTTCAGAACGCTCTGAGTCACCCATGTTGCGCTCCTTTCCCGCCCCGAATTGATGCGGTGGATTCTTACAACGCTACCGGCGATTGGCTGTTCGTGCGTGAACTCAAAAGCCATCAAAAGTCGCGTCTTTACTCCCGCTGGTAACCTCGGCGTCGATTTGGGACCACCGAGAGGACACCCCTTGACCGCAAAACCCCTCGCCACAGGCGTCGCCGTGGCCGCGGTCATCAACGCAATGTTTCCAACTGTGACTTCCATTGCACCAGTTGACCCGACCGCAGCTATCGCCGCCCTCCAAGAATCAGGCGTGGCCGAATAGCCCGGCCGACTCGAGGGATGCACCGACACCTGTCCGTAGCGCTGAGTGCCGCCACCGCGGTGGCGGCCTTCGGGCTCGCGGGGTGCTCGCACAGCGAACCCAAGGTGCTGCCGTCGACCAGTTCGGGGGTGGCAGCACCCACGTCCAGTCCGTTGATCGTCGCGAGTCCCCCGACGGCTCCCCTGCCCGTGCCCGAGGCTCTGGTCGAGGTGCTGAACCGGCTTGTCGAC
The DNA window shown above is from Mycobacterium sp. Aquia_216 and carries:
- the prcA gene encoding proteasome subunit alpha; this encodes MSFPYFISPEQAMRERSELARKGIARGRSVVALAYAGGVLFVAENPSRSLQKISELYDRVGFAAAGKFNEFDNLRRGGIQFADTRGYAYDRRDVTGRQLANVYAQTLGTIFTEQAKPYEVELCVAEVAHYGETRAPEMYRITYDGSINDEPHFVVMGGTTEPIATALKDSYAENADLRDALGIAVEALRAGSANGSDEPSLDVASLEVAILDANRPRRAFRRIGRSTLENLLQEADLNGSKSDSEPSDSDGESSD
- the pafA gene encoding Pup--protein ligase; translation: MQRRIMGIETEFGVTCTFHGHRRLSPDEVARYLFRRVVSWGRSSNVFLRNGARLYLDVGSHPEYATAECDSLVQLVTHDRAGEWVLEDLLVDAEQRLADEGIGGDIYLFKNNTDSAGNSYGCHENYLIVRAGEFSRISDVLLPFLVTRQLICGAGKVLQTPKAATFCLSQRAEHIWEGVSSATTRSRPIINTRDEPHADAEKYRRLHVIVGDSNMCETTTMLKVGTAALVLEMIEAGVPFRDFSLDNPIRAIREVSHDVTGRRPVRLAGGRQASALDIQREYYSRAVEHLQTREPNAQIEQVVDLWGRQLDAVESQDFAKVDTEIDWVIKRKLFQRYQDRYNMELADPKIAQLDLAYHDIKRGRGVFDLLQRKGLATRVTTDEDIAEAVDNPPQTTRARLRGEFISAAQAAGRDFTVDWVHLKLNDQAQRTVLCKDPFRAVDERVKRLIASM
- a CDS encoding ubiquitin-like protein Pup: MAQEQTKRGGGGGDDDDVVGTTAAGQERREKLTEETDDLLDEIDDVLEENAEDFVRAYVQKGGQ
- the prcB gene encoding proteasome subunit beta, with product MTWPFPDRLPTNSALPGFSAVNTSSFADLLRRQAPELLPAVLGGGGGQSGGDARHLPHGTTIVALKYPGGVLIAGDRRSTQGNMIAGRDVKKVYITDDYTATGIAGTAAIAVEFARLYAVELEHYEKLEGVPLTFAGKVNRLAIMVRGNLAAAMQGLVALPLLAGYDIHAADPESAGRIVSFDAAGGWNIEEEGYQSVGSGSIFAKSSIKKLYSRVMDADSALRVAVEALYDAADDDSATGGPDLVRGIFPTAVTIGAEGAADVTESRIAELAREVIQSRSRADTFGPDGGEK
- the arc gene encoding proteasome ATPase produces the protein MGDSERSEAFGINHESDISSGDAAELEQLRREAAVLREQLEQAAAAPGGTRSARDVHQLEARIDSLAARNSKLMETLKEARQQLLALREEVDRLGQPPSGYGVLLSAHEDETVDVFTSGRKMRLTCSPNIDVASLRKGQTVRLNEALTVVEAGTYESVGEISTLREVLNDGHRALVVGHADEERIVWLAEPLVAEDLPEGHPDALNDDTRPRKLRPGDSLLVDTKAGYAFERIPKAEVEDLVLEEVPDVSYLDIGGLTRQIEQIRDAVELPFLHKELYREYALRPPKGVLLYGPPGCGKTLIAKAVANSLAKKMAEVRGDDAREAKSYFLNIKGPELLNKFVGETERHIRLIFQRAREKASEGTPVIVFFDEMDSIFRTRGTGVSSDVETTVVPQLLSEIDGVEGLENVIVIGASNREDMIDPAILRPGRLDVKIKIERPDAEAAQDIFSKYLVTTLPVHADDLAEFDGDRSACIEAMIEKVVERMYAEIDDNRFLEVTYANGDKEVMYFKDFNSGAMIQNVVDRAKKNAIKSVLETGQPGLRIQHLLDSIVDEFAENEDLPNTTNPDDWARISGKKGERIVYIRTLVTGKSSSASRAIDTESNLGQYL
- the dop gene encoding pup deamidase/depupylase, encoding MQRIIGTEVEYGISSPSDPTANPILTSTQAVLAYAAAAGIQRAKRTRWDYEVESPLRDARGFDLSRAAGPPPVVDADEVGAANMILTNGARLYVDHAHPEYSAPECTDPLDAVIWDKAGERVMEAAARHVASVPGAAKLQLYKNNVDGKGASYGSHENYLMSRQTPFSSIIAGLTPFLVSRQVVTGSGRVGIGPSGDEPGFQLSQRSDYIEVEVGLETTLKRGIINTRDEPHADADRYRRLHVIIGDANLAETSTYLKLGTTALVLDLIEEGPQHGIDLSDLALARPVHAVHAISRDPSLRVAVALADGRELTALALQRIYLDRVAKLVDGRDPDPRASDVVETWAHVLDQLERDPMECAELLDWPAKLRLLEGFRQRENLNWSAPRLHLVDLQYSDVRLDKGLYNRLVARGSMKRLVSEHQVIEAVDNPPTDTRAYFRGECLRRFGADIAAASWDSVIFDLGGDSLVRIPTLEPLRGSKAHVGALLDSVNSAVELVEQLTS
- a CDS encoding ferritin-like domain-containing protein, with translation MTDTNTAKLVGQLRILHHLTNTEIQIAQTRVAQARNDAVREQFTTNAANAQERAGLIAATLRDLGGVPDVVTPALGRATALLKAVVEQGQPLTAALFGDLALEHQLLDRATYLEALAHAAEDLDTQLLARRLQAAHQETIEWINSVLAQEAAGKATAVRPTPVQKAVGRLARVANYPTRWTAARINATAEAVARTRSRVATVTDAAVDSLTTGRDAGLHQAERIATRRGASGIASALHRTRVLAGGLSENELPVDNYDGLTVGEVESEVQRLTDSGALAALLRYEQNHKDRAGASTAIKNQLVAVRAQESARN